A window from Mus caroli chromosome 2, CAROLI_EIJ_v1.1, whole genome shotgun sequence encodes these proteins:
- the Defb125 gene encoding beta-defensin 125, producing the protein MIFPTLAFIVYSLLTQGNKAAWRRPIPKCWKNSLGHCRVRCQEEERYIYLCKNKVSCCIHRTLSEDKLPSEPPIYTVTRVIPSFTAPVIRFIDNKNWDANESKTPTGTTFNPAGIGQTPTGTNVKLDANESKTPTVTTVNPAGIGKTPTGTTVNPAGIGKTPPTTAPIYSWATNTKPFTMMSNTT; encoded by the coding sequence CTGCCTGGAGGAGACCCATACCAAAATGCTGGAAGAATAGTTTAGGGCACTGCAGAGTCCGATGTCAAGAAGAGGAACGATACATATATCTGTGTAAGAACAAAGTATCATGCTGCATTCACCGAACTCTATCAGAAGACAAACTACCCTCAGAACCTCCCATATACACTGTAACAAGAGTCATCCCTAGTTTCACTGCACCAGTGATCCGATTTATTGATAACAAAAACTGGGATGCAAATGAGTCTAAAACACCCACAGGAACTACCTTCAATCCTGCAGGCATTGGCCAGACACCCACAGGAACTAATGTAAAATTGGATGCAAATGAGTCTAAAACACCCACAGTAACTACCGTCAATCCTGCAGGCATTGGCAAGACGCCCACAGGAACTACCGTCAATCCTGCTGGTATTGGCAAGACACCCCCAACCACCGCACCTATTTATTCCTGGGCCACTAACACTAAACCATTCACTATGATGTCTAATACTACTTAA